The bacterium sequence CCCGGCGAAGAGGAAGTGGTGGAAGAACCCGCCGAGGAGCAGGAGGTCCAGGCCTGATGCCGGACCGCAAGGGCGCAGCAACGGAAGTGACGGCCGCGCAGGTCAAGGCGCTGCGGGAGCGCACGGGCGCCGGCATCATCGACTGCCGCAACGCGCTCGCCGAGTGCGCGGGGGACGTCGAGAAGGCGGTGCAGGTGCTGCGCGCCAAGGGCCTGGCCGCGGCGGCGAAGCGGACCGGCCGCGTCGCGAACGACGGCATCGTCACCTCGTACATCCACGCCGGGGGCCGTCTCGGCGTGCTCGTCGAGATCAACTGCGAGACGGACTTCGTCGCGCGGACCGAGGAGTTCAAGACGCTGGCGCGCGACATCGCGATGCAGATCGCCGCGACGGATCCCCGCTACGTTTCGCGCGAGGAGATCCCCGTGGACGCCCTCGACTCGGAGCGCGCCGCCTACGTCGCCCAGGCGATCGCGGACGGCAAGCCGGAGGCGATCGCGGCCCGCATCGCCGAGGGCAAGCTCGAGAAGTACTTCTCGACCGTGTGCCTGCTCGATCAGCCGTTCATTCGCGACGAGGGCGCCAAGCCGAGGACCGTGGGCGAGGTCGTGCACGACGCGATCTCGCGCACGAAGGAGAACATCAAGATCCGCCGGTTCGCCCGGTTCAAGCTCGGCGAAGCATGACCGACGGGCCGGCGCCGCGGTACCGCCGCGTCCTCCTCAAGCTCAGCGGGGAGGCGCTCGCCGGCTCGGGTGACAAGAGCCTCGATTCGGACGTGCTGCACCTGGTGGCGCGGGAAGTCCGCGCCGTCCGGCAGTCGGGTGTCGACGTGGCGCTGGTCGTCGGCGGCGGCAACATCGCCCGCGGCGTGCAGGTGGCGGCCCGGACCGGCGTCGCGCGGGTGACCGCGGACTACATGGGTCTCCTCGCCACCGTCATCAACGCGCTCGCGCTCCAGGACGCGATGGAGCGCGAAGGGCTCGAGACCCGCGTCCAGACCGCCATCGAGATGCACCAGGTCGCGGAGCCCTATATCCGGCGGCGCGCGATCCGCCATTTGGAGAAGGGGCGGGTCGTCGTCTTCGCGGGCGGCACGGGGAGCCCGTACTTCACGACCGACACCGCGGCCGCCCTCCGCGCGATCGAGATCGAGGCCGGCGCGATCCTGATGGCCAAGAAGGGCGTCGACGGCGTGTACGACAAGGACCCGCGGGAGTACCCCGACGCCGTCCGGTTCCGGACCCTCGACTACATGGAGGTCCTCAACCGCGGCCTGAAGGTCATGGACGCCACGGCGACCTCGCTGTGCATGGACAACGGGATGCCCATCATCGTGTTCGATATCGCGCGGCCGGGGAATCTCGGGCGCGCGGTGCTCGGCGAAGAGATCGGGACGCTGGTTGGGGGAGGGAGCGCCGATGCACGCGGTCGTCGCTGATGCGAAGACCCACATGCAGAAGGCGGTGGACGCCACCAAGCGGGAGTTCGCGGGGGTCCGGACGGGGCGCGCCAGCCCGGCGCTGCTTGACCGCGTGAGCGTCGATTACTACGGCGTTGCGACGCCCGTCACCCAGGTGGCCAACGTGTCCGTGCCGGAGGCGCGCCTCTTGGTGATCCAGCCCTGGGACAAAGCGCTGATCAAAGAGATCGAGCGCGCGATTCTGAAGTCCGAGCTCGGGCTCACCCCGTCCACGGATGGGGCGGTGATCCGGCTGCCGATCCCGTCACTCACGGGCGACCGGCGCAAAGAGCTGGTCAAAGTCGTGCACAAGCAGGCCGAGGACGGCCGGGTGGCGGTCCGCAACATCCGGCGCGACCATCGGGAGAAGCTGGAGCGGCTCGAGAAAGCCGGCGACCTGTCGAAGGACGATGCCCGCCGGTACCAGGACGAGCTGCAGAAGGTCACCGACCAGTACATCAAGGAAATCGACACCCTGCTCGCGGCCAAGGAGAAGGAGATCACCGAGGTCTGATGCGCGCCGCGCCCCCTAACGTGGTGGGGTATCTGCTCGACGAGGCGCGCGCGGTCCTCGCCGAGGCCGGATGGAGCGACGTCGAAACGACGGAGACGCATCCGCCCCGGCGCGGGCTGCTTCCGCCCTTCCGCGTACTGCGGCAGCGCGCGGCCGGCGGGCGCATTGCGTTGGTGATCGCCGGCGAGCGCAGCGAAACCTCCGGGACCGGTGGCACTGCCTCTGGGCCTGCGGCGCGAGCCAAAGCGCGGCGCCTCACCTCCGATCAGGGCGGGGGCGGCGTCGCGAACGAGGACGCGCGCACGTGAACGCGTCGGGCTCCGGGGCCGCACGGACTCGGCCTCCTCGTGACGGGGAGGCCGAATCTGCCGTACCGGGCGCCCTCGACAAGATGGACGCGGCCGCGGTGCTCGACCGGACGCGGATTCCGCGGCACGTCGCCATCATTATGGACGGCAACGGGCGCTGGGCCGAGCGGCACGGACTCTCGCGTGTGGAGGGCCACCGCGCCGGCCGGGAGGCGCTGCGTCACGTGCTGCGCGGGGCGTGCGAGTGCGGCATCGGGATCCTGACCCTGTACGCGTTCAGCACCGAGAACTGGCGGCGCCCGGCGGACGAGGTGCACGCCCTGATGGCGCTCCTGCTCGAGTCCCTGGACGGCGAAGCCCAGGAGCTGCACACGAACGGGGTCCGCTTTCGCGCCTCCGGGCTGGTCGAGGAGATGCCGCCGGCGGTGCAGGATGCGATCCGGCGCGTCACGTCCCTCACGCAGGCCAACCGCACGATCACGCTCAACCTCGCGCTGAACTACGGCGGGCGCCGTGAGTTGACCGAAGCGGTCCGCCGGATCGCGCGCGTCGTCGCCGCGGGCGGGCTCACCCCGGACGCGATCGACGAGCGGACGATTGCGCGCCATCTGTTCTCGCCGGACCTGCCGGACCCCGATCTCTTGATTCGCACGGGCGGGGAGCAGCGGCTCAGCAACTTCCTGCTGTGGCAGGCCGCGTACACGGAGCTGTACTTCACCGACGTGCCGTGGCCGGAGTTCACGCCCGCGCATCTGGTCGAAGCGGTGGTGTCCTACCAGGCCCGCGAGCGGCGCTTCGGAGGCGTGGACCGTGGATAGCGCGCAGGACGTCGCGGCGGCGGTCCGCCGCGACGACGCCGGGGTCTCCGCGGCCGGGCGCGGCCGCACGCTCGCGCAGCGGGCGCTGACCGCGGTGTGGGGCGTGCCGCTCGTCGTCGCGCTGGCGCTGCTCGGCGGGCCCTGGCTGCTCGCCGGCGTCGGCATCCTAATCGTCGTGGGGCTCCTCGAGTTCTACCGGATGGCCGCGCGCGCCGGCTACCAGCCGATCTGGGAGGCCGGGCTCGCCGCGGGCCTGTGGCTTGCCGTCGCCGCGGCGTGGCCGGGCGCATGGCCGGCCCGCTGGGCGCCGCTTGTGCTGCCGGTGCTGCTCGTCTACACGATCCTGACGCAGCTGCGTCGCGGCCATCCCGACCGCTCGCTCGTCAACACGGGGCTCACGCTCCTCGGTGTGCTCTACGTCGCGTATCTCGCGACCTACCTGATCCGGCTGCGGGCGCTGCCGGTCTTCCCCGGCGGGCGGCCCAGCGCAATCCCGGTGCTGCTGGTGATCTGCGCCGTCTGGGCCGCGGACAGCGCCGCGTACTTCGTCGGGCTCAGCATCGGCCGGCACAAGCTGCTGCCGCTCGTGAGCCCGCATAAGTCCCGCGAGGGCGCCGTCGCGGGGGTGGCGGCCGGCATGCTTGCGGGCTTGGCGTTCGCGTGGGCCGGGGCGGTTCCGGTCGCGCTCGCCGTCGCGGTGGGCGGGTTGTGCGCCGGCGCCAGCATCGTCGGGGATTTGTGGGAGTCTTCGATCAAGCGTGAGGTCGGGGTCAAGGACGCCGGGTGGGTGCTGCCGGGCCACGGCGGCATGCTCGACCGCTTTGACGGGCTCCTGTTCGCGGCGGTCACGGGATACGCGGTGATGCGGGGGTGGCTCGGTCTGTGAGGCGGCGGATCGCGCTGCTGGGATCGACCGGTTCGA is a genomic window containing:
- a CDS encoding PASTA domain-containing protein, which gives rise to MRAAPPNVVGYLLDEARAVLAEAGWSDVETTETHPPRRGLLPPFRVLRQRAAGGRIALVIAGERSETSGTGGTASGPAARAKARRLTSDQGGGGVANEDART
- the tsf gene encoding translation elongation factor Ts → MPDRKGAATEVTAAQVKALRERTGAGIIDCRNALAECAGDVEKAVQVLRAKGLAAAAKRTGRVANDGIVTSYIHAGGRLGVLVEINCETDFVARTEEFKTLARDIAMQIAATDPRYVSREEIPVDALDSERAAYVAQAIADGKPEAIAARIAEGKLEKYFSTVCLLDQPFIRDEGAKPRTVGEVVHDAISRTKENIKIRRFARFKLGEA
- the frr gene encoding ribosome recycling factor, whose product is MHAVVADAKTHMQKAVDATKREFAGVRTGRASPALLDRVSVDYYGVATPVTQVANVSVPEARLLVIQPWDKALIKEIERAILKSELGLTPSTDGAVIRLPIPSLTGDRRKELVKVVHKQAEDGRVAVRNIRRDHREKLERLEKAGDLSKDDARRYQDELQKVTDQYIKEIDTLLAAKEKEITEV
- a CDS encoding phosphatidate cytidylyltransferase — protein: MDSAQDVAAAVRRDDAGVSAAGRGRTLAQRALTAVWGVPLVVALALLGGPWLLAGVGILIVVGLLEFYRMAARAGYQPIWEAGLAAGLWLAVAAAWPGAWPARWAPLVLPVLLVYTILTQLRRGHPDRSLVNTGLTLLGVLYVAYLATYLIRLRALPVFPGGRPSAIPVLLVICAVWAADSAAYFVGLSIGRHKLLPLVSPHKSREGAVAGVAAGMLAGLAFAWAGAVPVALAVAVGGLCAGASIVGDLWESSIKREVGVKDAGWVLPGHGGMLDRFDGLLFAAVTGYAVMRGWLGL
- the pyrH gene encoding UMP kinase gives rise to the protein MTDGPAPRYRRVLLKLSGEALAGSGDKSLDSDVLHLVAREVRAVRQSGVDVALVVGGGNIARGVQVAARTGVARVTADYMGLLATVINALALQDAMEREGLETRVQTAIEMHQVAEPYIRRRAIRHLEKGRVVVFAGGTGSPYFTTDTAAALRAIEIEAGAILMAKKGVDGVYDKDPREYPDAVRFRTLDYMEVLNRGLKVMDATATSLCMDNGMPIIVFDIARPGNLGRAVLGEEIGTLVGGGSADARGRR
- a CDS encoding isoprenyl transferase, with the protein product MDAAAVLDRTRIPRHVAIIMDGNGRWAERHGLSRVEGHRAGREALRHVLRGACECGIGILTLYAFSTENWRRPADEVHALMALLLESLDGEAQELHTNGVRFRASGLVEEMPPAVQDAIRRVTSLTQANRTITLNLALNYGGRRELTEAVRRIARVVAAGGLTPDAIDERTIARHLFSPDLPDPDLLIRTGGEQRLSNFLLWQAAYTELYFTDVPWPEFTPAHLVEAVVSYQARERRFGGVDRG